The genomic DNA TCAGGCTCGCCTGCTGATCCCCCGCGGCAGCCTACCTCCCGACAGCTACCTGGTGTTGATGAGCACCGTCCTCCCGCCCGGCGATGTCCCGTCCGGCCATCGCTTGCTCGGCCAGTCCTACGCCATCCGCGCCTCCGGCGCCATCAGCCAAAGCCTGGCCCCGCTGCTGCTGTACATCGACTACGACCCCAACCTGCTGAACGACGCCAGCCCGCACACGATCTCGTTGTTCTGGTGGGACGAAGGGGCCGGGCATTGGCAGGATCTCGAAAGCCAGTCGTTCGGCGATCAACCCACGCACGCCGTCGCCATCCGCCAGCTGAGCGGGGCCTATGCCCTCATGCTGGGGACCACCTGGCGCGACCCCTTCCTCGATTACAGCGGTGTGGCCGAACGCCAGAACCTGCGGCTGGCCTCTGGCGGCCGCCTCAACCTGGCTCCCGGTTTCGACCAGGGTTACGCCATCTCGCAGCCGGTCTCGCCGACAACGGCCTTCACGGGCTGGGGCGAAGTACGCTATACAGGCGAGGTTCCCGCCGCCGCCGCCCTGGCGGTGGATGTTTTGGCGGAGGATGGCAGCCCGCTGGTCGAGAATGTAACCGCCGGCGCCAGCCTGGCCGCCATCGACCCGGCCCAACACCCTCGCCTGCGCCTGCGCGCCCGCCTGGCCACAACCCAGGCCGGCGTCACCCCCTATCTCGACACCTGGTCACTCAGCTGGCGGCCGCAAGTGCAACCTGCCCTGCCTCTCTATCTGCCGTTGCTCTTGGCAGGGGGAACAAGCGAGCAATCAGATGAGGCGCCGAAAGGGGATGCACCGCCTCATCGGGTCGCCAGGCTGCACCCGGCGTCATCGAGCGGCCTCGGCTGCGACCCGCCCCCATCTCTCCCCATCCTCTGGTCGCCGCCCGCGGTGCTGACCCCGGCCAGCGAGATCGCCATCGCCCCGGATGTGCAGGTCGATAGCGCCGGTCGCGTTCATGCCGTCTGGTACACAGGCAGCCGCGTCGTCAACTACGCCTCCAAACCCGACCGCGCTGCCGCCTGGTCGGCGCCGCTTAGCATCTCCGGCGCCACCGATGCCTACTATCCCGATCTGGCGACGGACGATCTGGGCAATGTGTACGTAGTCTGGGAAGGGGGTGGGGACATCTACTTCGCGACCAAATCTGCGGGCGCGGGCTGGACGGCGCCGGTCAATCTCACCCGCACCAGCCAGACAGACGCCATGCCGGCGATCTTCGCCGATGTCGCTGGCAACCTGCATCTTGTTTGGGGGAGCGATAGCCCCGGCAATCGCGAGATTTTCTACGCTTTCAAGGGACGGGCGGCGGGCGACTGGAGTGCGCCGCTGCGCGTCTCCAACACCGCCGATCGCTCATGGGCGCCCGATGTCGTCGCCGATAGCGAAGGCGGCGTCCATGTCGTGTGGTACGACTCTACGCCGGGCGTCGCCGAGATCTATTACGCAGCCAAAGCGCCGGGGGCGGCCACGTGGGGTGAGGCGATCGACGTCTCGAACACAGCGGGGGGGTCGCAGTGGCCGGCGCTGGCCATCGCTGGCGATGGCAGGCTGCATCTGGTCTGGCAGGACACGCTGACGCTGGCCGGGCAGGGGCAAGCGATCATCCTTTACTATGCCAGCAAAGCCGTGGATGGCGACTGGTCGGCAGGGCAGGAAATCGCCCGCAGTCAGGCCAACGGCCAGAAGGCCCAACCCCCGGCCCTCACTATCAGCCCCGGCGACGCCCTCCACGTGGCCTGGGCGACGATGACCGATTACCGGCTTTATTACGCCCGCAAACCCGACAACGAAGCCGGGTGGAGCCAGCCGCAGGTCGTGGCCGCCTTGATCCCCCCGCCCAACCCGGCCAACCAATGGTACTTCATCGGCCTGGCCGCCGACCCCGACCGCGGCGTGCACCTGGTTTGGAACGATATGGAATCGGGCGCGACCTTCAACCAGGACATCAAGTACAGCGCCGCGCTGCCGCCGCCCATCCCGCCCAACCACGTCCTGGCGCTGGACGAGGAGGGCCGGGCCGCGCCAGGCGCATGCATCTACCAGAACGGCCAGCTGGCCGGGAGCACCGACGAGATGGGCGTGTTCGTTCCCACCAGTCTGGCGGCGGGCGACCGTTTTGTGGCCCTGAAACCGGTGGCCGAGCAAGCCTCGGCGCCGGGCGCACCCTGGGCCTATCGCATCGGCCTCACCAGCCTGACGATAGGGGCGGATGGCGCCGTATCGGGTCACACCGTCGTCGCGCCCGGCCGCCAGCGCCTGAGCCTGCACAAGCACACGCCGCTGATCTACTACAACCTGATCATCTCCATTCAGTGGAACGCGACGCCCGCCTATGTGCAGGAGATGGCCGAGGCCATCCGCCGCGCTTCCGACTACCTCTTCGACGCCAGCGATGGGCAGATGGTTTTCGGCCAGGTGGAGATCTACGACGACGGCGTGAAGTGGGAGGAGGCCGACATCCAGGTGCTGACCCGCAACAACGTCCGTCCCTATGCCTATATCGGCGGGCTGACCTCGACTGACCCCTCACAGGTCATCCGCGTGGGCCGGCATTGGGATGGAAGCGGCGGCGCCACAGGCAGCTGGGCGGAGCGGGATGGGTATCGCACCCTGATCCACGAGTTCGGGCATTACGGGCTGAACTTGTACGACAGCTATTTCCAGTATAGCTATGATGAGCAGCACAATCTGACCGGCATCGACACGGCGACCGGCTGCACCATGAATCTGCACGACTTCGAGGAAGCTGATGACCCGATCAACGCCAGCCTGATGACGTCGCAATACACGACATCCGAATGGTCAGCGCAGGGGGTGCCGGGGCTGTGGGATCGGATGTGTGAACAGACCTATCAGTGGCAGATGAACGAAGAATCGGACTGGGAGACGATTCGGCGCTATTACGCGGACGATTCCGGCCCGCAGCGCTGGTTTTTCAGCGGACCGCTCAGCCGCGGGGCGGTATTGGCCGGGCCGGAGGCGCTGCCCCCCGACCTGCTGGCCTTCCCCCAGGTGGCCACCCACGACCGCAGTCCGGAAGCGCCCGTGCGCCAACTGTTCGTCCTCGGCCGCAACGGTCGGCCCTATGCCGAAGGCGCGCTGGCAGCCCTTGACATTCAGCGAGACGGCCGCCTGGTTGTGCTGGACCAGGGGACGACAGACCGGGACGGGCGCATCGCTATCTATGGCGCCGTCGCCGGCGCCACATTGCGCGTCGTTTCGATCGATGGGTCGCTTTCCGCGCAGACGACGATAGGCGCCGCCACAGCCTATACGCTCACGCTGCAGGGGTCGAGCAGCCTGGCGGCGTCCGGCGCCGCGCTCAACCCCTACGCCGTCCTTATCCCCTACAGCGATGGCAAGGACCTGACCCTGACCGTGGCCGGTGTGGGCGAGGGAGGGGCGCTCTCGGCCCTGGTCAGGCCACCCGGCGGCGGGCTAGGCGAGACCATCGACCTGGGCTACAGCCCGGCTGCCGGCGTCTACACGGGCACAGCCAGTTTCCCGGTTGCCAGCACGGGGTTGGGTGCGGCCAATGTGCGCGGGGTGAGCGCACAGCCGCAGCGATTCAACGTAGATGTCGATTTCCACCTGGCGCGGGTGCGGACGAACGCGGAGCAAGACCTCTTTTCGCCCGACGGCGACGCCTGGCTGCACCTGGACGATGGCAGCTTGGGCCTGGCGAACGTTTACCTTCTGCTGGCGCCCACCGGCGCCGTGCCCGAACCCTTGCCCCAGAGAATGGCGGCCCTGGGCCATGCCTACAGCCTGGCCGCCTCCGGCGCCCTCACCGCCCTGGCTCGCCCCGCCCTCCTGCGCCTGTTCTACGAATCTGCCGGCCTACCCGCCGGCGTCGCTCCTTCGGCCCTGCGCATCGCCCGCTGGGAGGCCGACCACTGGCAGCCCCTGACCGGCGAGGCCGATCCCGACCGTTTTGCCATCTCTGCCCGCATTGAGCGCCTGGGCATCTATGTATTGCTGGCGCCGGACGGGGGAGGCAGCGAAGGGCGGGTGTATCTGCCGTTGCTGCGGAAGTAGCCGAAGCCCAGGCTCATCTTCGTGCAAGCGGCCATAGGCATAACGCCTTGATGAATAGCGACCCCGTCAATCCACCATCTCAGGAAATTCGCTCATGAAAAAGCCCCGCACCGTCACAATGGGAATGCCTGCAAACTGGCCCAAGTCGAGCAAGTGGCCGTCACCGGAAACGATGTAGTCAGCAAGGGCGCTGATTGCGCAGTGCAGAAAGATGTCGTCATCAGGGTCTGCTTCAACAAGCGGCCGCCCCTCAACGGTTGGCACATCCCAAATTGAAGCCAAATTAGCGCCGCGCTCGGCCAGATCGATGGCCGTCATCCCCAACTGTTCAAGCCGGCCTACGAACTTCGGATAGGCAAGGACCTCAGCGAGTTCAGCCAGCATCGGCGGCGACGAGCACAACTCAACCTTGCCGTGTTCAGCCAAACGTAAAAGCTGCCACGGCAACCCGCGCCAGAGAAGGCCCGAAACCCACAGATTGGTATCGAGAATAAGACGCATTCTCTTCACTGGTTATGGCGTTGGCGCCGCACCTCATGCACGATCTCGTTGATTTCGCTCAGCAATAGCGGTTCGCCCTCCGGCGCTTCAGCCACCAATTCAGTAGGCGAGGGGGCGAACATCCGCTTCAGGTGGAGCGTATCGCCTTCCATCCACACAACGAAACGATCGGCCGGGCGAAAGCGCCGGGCGATGGCAGGCGGCAGCGTCAAGGTGTTCGGCGTCTCGAATTCGACAACATCAATTGAATACATGGTTTCACCTCACTAAGCAACGTAAGAGTGACGCCATATCGATTTCAACGCCACTCTTCAATTCCAAGTATACCTGACGGTGAGAGGAGAGTCAATCAGATGATCTATCAGCCCGTTGCAGACAACCCAAACACCATGCCATCCTCCGCCGACCGAAAACGACTCGACGCCGCCCAAGCCCGCGTCGCCGCCCTCGTCCGCCGCACCGAAGCGGAAGGCACCCAGGCCAAACCGGACGCCCTCGGTAGGGAGCAGGCGGGGGCCAGGGGACGGCTGGTGCGAGTGCTGAGCCTGGGCAGCGGGCCGGCGCGCGAGCTGGCGTTGCTGGCGCAGGGCGCCGAATTAGCAGCTGTCATTACAGCCACCCGCCTGGATATGGACCCAGCCGCCCTGGCCTTTGCCCGCGGGCAACTGGACGGCCGGATGGATGGTCGTGTGCAGTTCGTGCGCGATAACGCCTTGCGCTTCGCCGCCGGCCCCAACCGCCCGGATCAGCCCTACCACCTCATCTACGCCGCTGGTCTGTTCGACTACCTGAACGACGAGCAAGCCGCCCGGTTGATCGAAGACTGCCATGGCCTGCTGTCTCCTGACGGTCTGCTGATCATCGGCAACTTTAGCCAGGAAACGCATCCCAGCGACCGCATCCTGATGGACTGGCTGCTGGAGTGGCGGTTGATCTATCGCGATGAAGCCGAGTATCGGGCTATCTTCGCCCCGACGCCGTTCGGAAGCAACGGTTTACGTTTCGAATATGAAGCTTTGCGCGCTAATTTGTTTGTGTTGGCCGCGCGTCCATGACAAAGGAGAAAACCCATGTCTATTTACAAGGCAGCCGTCATGTTCGCATGTTTCTTCGTCATTCTTTTGGCGCTGGCCACGAGTCTGTCTGTGGCCATGCCTGTGCAACAGGATGCTGAACCCACCAAATCACCCCCTTTCGATACGAATGAGGCGGCTGTAATCGAGAATGCAACGGAAACCCTGACGCGCGCTGCTGGCGCACAGATTTCCCTGCAGCCTGTGGCAGCGATCATGACCCAGGATTTCGAAGGCGCCTGGCCGACGACCGGCTGGGAACTCTCGGATATGAGCACCGTCGATGGAGGCGAATACCTGTGGGGCAAACGCAATTGCCACCCACACAATGGCAGCTACGCCGGCTGGTCGGTGGGCGGCGGGGCCAGGGGCAGCGCCTTGTCCTGTTCCGGCTACTACGCAAACTACACCCGCTCGTGGGCAGTCTATGGGCCGTTCGACCTGCGCGGGGCCACCGCCGCTAGCCTCACTTTCTACTTCTGGGGGCGAACCGAGACTGGTTTCGATTCCATGTTCGTTGGCAGCTCACTCAATGGAGAAGACTTCAATGGCTCCAGGTATTGGGGTGATTGGCGCAACGGCACGGACGGCAACGGTTACCAGCGGCGCACACTCGATCTCTCCAGCCGGTTGGGACAGGGTCAGGTGTGGATCGCCTTTGTTCTGTCGAGTGATTACAGCATCACCTATGAAGGCATGACTATCGATGGCGTGAGGTTGGATGTGACGGGAGGCCAGGGTCAAGCAGCCGACCCCAGCGGCTATCTGGGCGAGGCCAGTTGCACCTCGATCAATGGTTGGGCGGGCGATAGGGACGACCCCAACCGGGCCATCGATATCCACATCTATGCCAACGGCCCTTATGGCGTCGGACAATACCTTGCCGCCCTCCCCGCGGATGGACAGCGCGAGCCGGCGGTTTGTGAAATATTGGGCGGCGCCAACTGCGGCGTCTGCCCGGCCGACCAGCCGCAGTGCAAACACGGCTTCAACTTCACCGCCATCCCGGACAGGCTGAAAGACGGAGAGATGCACGACATCTATGTCTATGGCATCAATCTGCCGGACACAGGCGGCAACACGGTGTTGTTGGGCGGCGTGCCCAAGACGATGCGTTGTATGCCGTGGCCAAATCAGGTCTATCTTCCACTGCTGTTGAAACAGGCTTCATTACGACCGACGCCGACTTGGACGCCGACACCCACTCCCACGGCCACCCCGACCTGGACGCCGACCCCAACACCCACACCGATCCCTCAGCCCACCACCGTGACGCTGATTCCAAACAGCGACGCCTGTGTTCTGCAAGGTTATCCGACTCTGAATGCTGGGAGAACCACGGACATGTGGGCTGGATATGACGACCAACCCAACCGGAATGCGCAGATCGTGAGGGGCCTTGTCAGATTCGACTTGAGCAGCGTCCCCGCCGGAGCCACGGTCACCAATGCGAAGCTGAGGGTTTATTATTCGGGTTATAGAGACTTCTCTGGTCATGTTTCCACGATTACAGCCTACCAGACTACGGGCGACTGGCAGGAAACAAGCGTCAACTGGAACAACGAACCCGGCTTTGGCGCCAGTTACGGCAGCGTAAGCATCGCTGCCAACACCAACTGGGGCTGGAGAGAGCTTGACGTGACCGCCCTGGTGCAAGGGTGGATGAACG from Caldilineales bacterium includes the following:
- a CDS encoding class I SAM-dependent methyltransferase, which gives rise to MPSSADRKRLDAAQARVAALVRRTEAEGTQAKPDALGREQAGARGRLVRVLSLGSGPARELALLAQGAELAAVITATRLDMDPAALAFARGQLDGRMDGRVQFVRDNALRFAAGPNRPDQPYHLIYAAGLFDYLNDEQAARLIEDCHGLLSPDGLLIIGNFSQETHPSDRILMDWLLEWRLIYRDEAEYRAIFAPTPFGSNGLRFEYEALRANLFVLAARP
- a CDS encoding DNRLRE domain-containing protein: MSIYKAAVMFACFFVILLALATSLSVAMPVQQDAEPTKSPPFDTNEAAVIENATETLTRAAGAQISLQPVAAIMTQDFEGAWPTTGWELSDMSTVDGGEYLWGKRNCHPHNGSYAGWSVGGGARGSALSCSGYYANYTRSWAVYGPFDLRGATAASLTFYFWGRTETGFDSMFVGSSLNGEDFNGSRYWGDWRNGTDGNGYQRRTLDLSSRLGQGQVWIAFVLSSDYSITYEGMTIDGVRLDVTGGQGQAADPSGYLGEASCTSINGWAGDRDDPNRAIDIHIYANGPYGVGQYLAALPADGQREPAVCEILGGANCGVCPADQPQCKHGFNFTAIPDRLKDGEMHDIYVYGINLPDTGGNTVLLGGVPKTMRCMPWPNQVYLPLLLKQASLRPTPTWTPTPTPTATPTWTPTPTPTPIPQPTTVTLIPNSDACVLQGYPTLNAGRTTDMWAGYDDQPNRNAQIVRGLVRFDLSSVPAGATVTNAKLRVYYSGYRDFSGHVSTITAYQTTGDWQETSVNWNNEPGFGASYGSVSIAANTNWGWRELDVTALVQGWMNGALANQGIMLRGPEESGYYSNFRSFLTREGAYPPQLVISFSGGAARPDVAPQANGVEAMGIREVVGDNSVRRHLSESEGGKREDWQLSSRVATLKVFIPLIRTGLVELPPTATPTPLLQPSNTPTPTIRPTNTATPTTRPTNTPTPTTRPTNTPTPTTRPTNTPTPTTRPTNTPTPTTRPTNTPTPTTRPTNTPTPTTRPTNTPTPTTRPTNTPTPTTRPTNTPTPTTRPTNTPTPTTRPTNTPTPTTRPTNTPTPTT
- a CDS encoding putative toxin-antitoxin system toxin component, PIN family — encoded protein: MRLILDTNLWVSGLLWRGLPWQLLRLAEHGKVELCSSPPMLAELAEVLAYPKFVGRLEQLGMTAIDLAERGANLASIWDVPTVEGRPLVEADPDDDIFLHCAISALADYIVSGDGHLLDLGQFAGIPIVTVRGFFMSEFPEMVD